A section of the Leptospira kobayashii genome encodes:
- a CDS encoding AMP-dependent synthetase/ligase, translating to MANNLAEVYKESSEKFGTKPAFWYKNAAKEYQAITYKELYEDGLALAEALIDLGVDARDHVGILADNRKEWIVADCAVLLAGAANVPRGSDITDSEIVYILNHSGAKIVFIENDKVYEKFKNNKSQIKGVKTVIILDQDSKIKSGSGVLHFLDLLKKGKELRSKGKKEAEKRISKIKPDDLFTLIYTSGTTGMPKGVMLMHSNMIHQLHYVVPNVAKVTPEDRMLSILPVWHIFERVVEYFAIVNGGSTYYTKVTDLRNDIQKARPTFMASAPRVWESIYNGIYTRINDPKQTPPVRRLLFKVAYFFSKHYHSSIRFLKGLEVDYENRNIFQSLIGGVIAIVKLLVTAPFSLTILGGIAGYYLSSIGNPLSTVAYVISGLGLILNVFTLDRIVLSKIRQATGGHLRATLSGGGALQKHVDAFFMDIGITVLEGYGMTETGPVISVRSFERPIMGSVGDIVPLTQVQIRDDAGKVLCHIDDKKNIISGKQGVKGVVHLNGPQVMKGYYKNPETTAKTIVDGWMNTGDIGMINFKKTLTLTGRAKDTIVLLGGENVEPVPIENKIDESPFIKQSMVVGQDQKVLGAIIVPDFDALAAWAADNGITETKPEKLITEPKVVDFYKKEVRNFNSVKTGFKNFEQVQYVTIITKPFEVGDELTNLMKMKRHVITEKYKDRILELYKNS from the coding sequence ATGGCAAACAACCTAGCAGAAGTTTATAAAGAGTCTTCGGAGAAATTCGGAACCAAGCCGGCATTCTGGTATAAAAATGCGGCAAAAGAATACCAAGCCATCACCTACAAAGAACTTTACGAAGATGGTTTAGCTCTCGCGGAAGCACTCATTGATTTAGGTGTGGATGCTCGGGATCATGTAGGAATCCTCGCGGACAACCGCAAAGAATGGATCGTTGCTGACTGCGCAGTGTTGCTTGCAGGGGCTGCCAATGTTCCTCGCGGATCGGATATTACTGATTCGGAAATCGTTTATATCCTCAATCACTCCGGGGCAAAAATCGTTTTTATTGAAAATGATAAGGTCTACGAGAAATTCAAAAACAATAAATCCCAAATCAAGGGAGTCAAGACAGTCATCATCCTCGATCAGGATTCCAAAATCAAATCCGGCTCGGGAGTTTTGCATTTCCTGGACCTGTTGAAAAAAGGAAAAGAGTTACGCAGCAAAGGGAAAAAAGAAGCGGAAAAACGTATTTCCAAAATCAAGCCGGACGATCTTTTCACTCTCATCTATACTTCCGGAACAACGGGGATGCCGAAAGGTGTAATGCTGATGCATTCGAATATGATCCACCAATTGCATTACGTGGTTCCGAACGTTGCAAAAGTAACGCCTGAAGATCGTATGTTGTCCATCCTTCCCGTTTGGCATATCTTTGAAAGGGTTGTGGAATACTTTGCGATCGTAAACGGAGGATCTACTTATTATACAAAAGTTACCGACCTTCGAAACGATATCCAAAAAGCGAGACCTACTTTTATGGCTTCGGCCCCTCGTGTTTGGGAAAGTATCTATAACGGAATTTACACCAGGATCAATGATCCGAAACAGACTCCTCCCGTTCGAAGATTATTATTCAAAGTAGCTTACTTTTTCTCCAAACACTATCACTCCTCCATTCGTTTTCTAAAAGGTTTGGAAGTGGATTATGAAAATAGAAATATCTTTCAATCGTTAATCGGCGGCGTGATTGCCATCGTTAAACTTTTGGTAACAGCACCTTTCAGCTTAACTATATTAGGTGGAATCGCGGGTTATTACTTGAGTTCCATTGGAAACCCTCTTTCGACAGTTGCTTATGTGATCAGCGGACTCGGTTTGATTTTGAATGTGTTCACTCTGGATCGGATTGTATTGTCCAAGATCCGCCAGGCGACAGGCGGTCATTTGAGAGCAACTTTGTCCGGCGGGGGAGCGTTGCAAAAACACGTAGACGCTTTCTTCATGGACATTGGTATTACCGTACTCGAAGGATACGGGATGACGGAAACAGGTCCGGTGATTTCAGTTCGTTCTTTTGAACGTCCGATCATGGGTTCTGTGGGGGATATAGTTCCTCTCACACAAGTTCAAATTCGCGATGATGCCGGAAAAGTTCTCTGCCATATAGATGACAAAAAGAATATCATTTCGGGCAAACAAGGTGTAAAAGGCGTCGTTCACCTGAACGGTCCGCAAGTGATGAAAGGTTATTATAAAAATCCGGAAACTACGGCAAAAACCATAGTAGACGGTTGGATGAATACCGGTGATATCGGAATGATCAATTTCAAAAAAACTTTGACTTTGACCGGCCGTGCAAAAGACACCATTGTTCTGTTAGGTGGTGAAAACGTAGAGCCTGTACCGATTGAAAATAAAATCGACGAATCTCCTTTCATCAAACAATCCATGGTGGTAGGACAGGATCAAAAGGTTTTGGGTGCCATCATTGTTCCTGATTTCGATGCTCTTGCTGCTTGGGCTGCTGACAATGGAATCACCGAGACCAAACCGGAAAAATTGATCACCGAACCTAAGGTAGTCGATTTTTATAAAAAAGAAGTCCGTAATTTCAATAGTGTTAAGACAGGTTTTAAAAATTTCGAGCAGGTTCAGTATGTTACCATTATCACCAAACCGTTCGAAGTTGGTGACGAGCTTACAAACCTGATGAAGATGAAGCGGCATGTCATTACTGAAAAATACAAAGATCGGATTTTGGAACTTTACAAAAACAGCTAA
- a CDS encoding efflux RND transporter permease subunit — MQLSEVSIRNPIFSWMMMIGIILLGCIGLSRLGLSQMPNVDFPIVNIALTLQGANASVMETDVVDPIEEVLLTVEGVTEVRSTSTDSAATITVELELNRDVDVAIQEIQTKIAQVQNKLPTALDPPVLLKSNPDDNPIIWVALTAEGRTEQEKMIYVKSVLKDKFQELPGVGEIILGGYVDRVINVYLDPNRLAAAELTVDDITNTLLEQNIEVPSGKLQNQKSEISLRAVGDVPTVDQLSNIFINSRSGAAMFRPVRLKDVATIEDGLDEIKKIGRFNQIPSVGLGIKKIKGSDAVAVANRVKAKMEELKATLPRGYNLAIANDNTTFIKDSVDELMFTLLLSILLTGFVCRLFLGSWGSTANVLLAIPTSIIGTFLVLYYAGFTLNTFTLLGLSLAVGIVVDDAIMVLENISRHREMGKTWYNAALEGASEIRFAALAATLAIIAIFLPVAFMSGVIGRYFLEFGITVAVAVALSLFEALSFTPMRASRYKEKETKKGKSKKQEMIGITSKWNLSSYKDSKFYSIIARTIGFFSLFKRVDPLVEKFLRKAEAFYAWVLDYVVAFPKTILFVSTVLFVLSLGFFLGLKKEFIPPQDLGRFVLRAKMPVSSSIFATNEAMKRVESHLMAKPEIEKYMGTIGGFDGTESNGAMFFVSIKEMGKRPINERTGKEITQSDVFADLRKDLKLLVPEAKFSIIDISQRGFSAGRGYPVELVLTGPSWDVLADVSTKIRERLDKEGILQDIDTDYVLGQEELRILPNRDAAAARGVSMANIGNTIGPLMGGKKVSRFTENGRSYDVRIKINKNQGENAEIIPNIRVRNVYGEFVRLKDILILETKNTLKSITRVNRDRAIKLFGNPPQAIGQTASLEKSLRIAKEMLPEGYIVQVSGSAKTANESTSGLMFALVLGIVVSYMILASQFNSLKQPLYVLLSMPFSFSGALVALFITGQSFNMYSFIGLIMLLGLVKKNSILLVEFVNHVRSQGKTVAEAIREGCPVRLRPVLMTSFASIAAAIPPALALGPGAETRVPMAVTILGGLVLSTLVTFVVVPAAYYLMEKEK, encoded by the coding sequence TTGCAATTATCCGAAGTTTCCATACGTAATCCTATTTTTTCCTGGATGATGATGATTGGGATCATCCTTCTGGGATGCATCGGACTTTCCCGTTTGGGATTGTCTCAGATGCCCAATGTGGATTTCCCCATTGTAAATATCGCTCTTACTTTGCAGGGGGCGAATGCATCCGTTATGGAAACGGATGTGGTAGATCCGATTGAAGAAGTTCTTCTTACAGTGGAAGGAGTTACAGAGGTTCGATCCACATCGACGGATAGCGCTGCAACGATCACCGTCGAACTAGAGTTAAATCGTGATGTGGATGTTGCAATTCAGGAAATCCAAACCAAAATCGCACAGGTTCAAAATAAACTTCCCACTGCGCTTGACCCTCCCGTTCTTCTTAAATCCAACCCGGATGACAACCCTATCATATGGGTTGCTTTGACTGCCGAAGGCAGAACGGAACAGGAGAAGATGATCTATGTTAAATCCGTATTAAAAGATAAATTCCAGGAACTACCGGGTGTCGGAGAAATTATTTTAGGCGGGTATGTCGACCGGGTTATTAATGTTTATCTGGATCCGAACCGATTGGCGGCCGCCGAACTGACTGTAGATGATATTACAAATACTTTACTCGAACAAAATATAGAAGTTCCTTCCGGAAAATTACAAAACCAAAAATCGGAAATTTCCCTCCGGGCCGTAGGCGATGTTCCTACGGTAGATCAACTTTCCAATATCTTTATCAATTCCAGAAGCGGTGCAGCCATGTTTCGGCCTGTTCGTCTGAAAGATGTCGCAACCATTGAAGATGGGTTAGACGAGATTAAAAAAATCGGAAGATTCAATCAAATCCCGTCGGTGGGACTTGGGATCAAAAAAATAAAAGGTTCCGACGCAGTAGCAGTTGCCAATAGAGTAAAAGCCAAAATGGAAGAGTTGAAAGCCACTCTTCCTCGCGGATACAACCTTGCCATTGCAAATGATAATACTACTTTTATCAAAGACTCGGTAGATGAATTGATGTTTACTTTGTTACTCTCCATTCTTCTTACAGGCTTTGTTTGTAGATTGTTTTTGGGGAGTTGGGGAAGTACGGCCAACGTACTACTTGCCATTCCCACTTCTATCATTGGTACATTTTTAGTACTGTATTATGCAGGATTTACTTTAAACACATTCACGTTGCTCGGACTTTCTTTGGCGGTGGGAATCGTAGTGGATGATGCCATTATGGTTTTGGAAAACATCAGCAGACATAGAGAGATGGGAAAAACCTGGTACAATGCCGCCTTGGAAGGAGCGTCTGAGATTCGTTTTGCGGCGCTTGCTGCGACTCTAGCCATCATTGCTATTTTTTTGCCGGTAGCATTTATGTCCGGTGTCATCGGAAGATATTTTTTGGAATTTGGAATCACTGTCGCCGTGGCGGTCGCACTCTCTCTTTTCGAAGCGCTTAGTTTCACTCCTATGCGTGCTTCCAGGTATAAAGAAAAAGAAACGAAAAAGGGAAAATCCAAGAAGCAGGAAATGATTGGTATCACTTCCAAATGGAATCTTTCCAGCTACAAGGATTCTAAATTCTATAGCATCATCGCGAGGACGATCGGATTTTTTTCCCTATTCAAAAGAGTGGATCCTTTGGTGGAAAAATTCTTACGAAAAGCGGAAGCATTTTATGCCTGGGTGCTTGATTACGTGGTCGCTTTTCCAAAAACCATTTTGTTTGTTTCAACGGTTCTCTTTGTTCTATCGCTCGGATTTTTTTTAGGATTGAAAAAAGAATTTATTCCTCCTCAGGACTTGGGAAGATTCGTCCTTCGTGCTAAAATGCCTGTTAGTTCCTCTATCTTTGCCACAAACGAAGCAATGAAAAGAGTGGAATCCCATCTTATGGCAAAACCCGAAATTGAAAAATATATGGGAACCATTGGGGGATTCGACGGTACGGAATCGAACGGAGCTATGTTCTTTGTTTCAATCAAAGAAATGGGAAAAAGACCGATCAACGAAAGAACGGGGAAAGAAATCACGCAAAGCGACGTATTTGCAGATCTGCGGAAGGATTTGAAACTTCTGGTTCCGGAGGCAAAATTTTCGATTATTGATATTTCGCAAAGGGGATTCAGTGCCGGTAGAGGATATCCCGTAGAACTGGTATTAACCGGTCCAAGTTGGGATGTTCTCGCGGATGTATCTACTAAAATTCGAGAAAGGTTGGATAAGGAAGGCATTCTGCAGGATATTGATACCGATTATGTACTGGGTCAGGAAGAGTTGAGGATTTTACCCAATCGGGATGCCGCCGCCGCAAGAGGTGTCAGCATGGCTAACATTGGTAATACGATAGGACCTCTTATGGGAGGCAAAAAAGTCAGTCGTTTTACCGAAAATGGAAGAAGTTACGATGTAAGGATTAAGATCAACAAGAACCAAGGAGAAAATGCGGAAATCATTCCCAATATACGAGTCAGAAATGTGTACGGAGAATTTGTCCGCCTAAAGGACATATTGATTTTAGAAACCAAAAATACTTTAAAAAGTATCACTAGGGTCAACCGGGATCGCGCGATTAAATTATTCGGAAATCCTCCGCAAGCGATCGGGCAGACTGCCAGTTTGGAAAAATCACTCCGTATCGCAAAAGAAATGTTACCCGAAGGTTATATCGTACAGGTTTCGGGTTCCGCAAAAACGGCAAATGAATCCACAAGCGGGCTTATGTTTGCACTTGTGTTGGGCATCGTTGTCTCTTATATGATTTTGGCGAGCCAATTTAATAGTCTAAAACAACCGTTATACGTTTTGCTTTCTATGCCGTTCAGTTTTTCGGGGGCATTAGTGGCACTTTTCATTACGGGGCAATCGTTCAATATGTACAGTTTTATCGGTCTCATTATGCTTTTGGGGCTTGTGAAAAAAAATTCCATTCTACTCGTCGAGTTTGTAAATCATGTGCGTTCGCAAGGTAAAACGGTAGCGGAAGCGATTCGGGAAGGTTGTCCTGTTCGTTTGCGTCCCGTACTTATGACATCTTTCGCTTCTATCGCAGCCGCAATTCCTCCTGCTTTGGCACTTGGTCCGGGTGCGGAAACCAGAGTTCCTATGGCAGTGACCATACTGGGCGGACTTGTTCTTTCCACTTTGGTAACATTTGTTGTAGTTCCCGCCGCCTATTATCTGATGGAAAAGGAAAAATAA
- a CDS encoding enoyl-CoA hydratase/isomerase family protein has protein sequence MSIFAEIFHGERILEIRMQTNEKNTFDLNAFSTFGGILKKHAQNENLRALLLTSAQTQFFSNGIEPTLMYGKSDAEIKEAVTILIGTVSDYFLFPIPTISIINGHCMAAGAVFALFSDYRYMVDKGARIGFSEAIVGLNFPSVPTMVLKDLVGYKNARDLLYTGKQIKSPEAKEIGLVDELFPAESLFNEGLKFASSLAKLTYNSSRGMKTALRDFYHPILSKVFEQDIQHFARTIQTKDGQEGFLSLIEKRRPNFIT, from the coding sequence ATGTCCATTTTTGCAGAAATATTTCACGGGGAACGCATCCTGGAGATCAGGATGCAGACCAATGAAAAAAATACTTTTGATCTGAACGCTTTTTCCACGTTCGGCGGCATTTTAAAGAAACACGCGCAAAATGAAAATTTGCGCGCACTTCTACTTACCTCCGCTCAAACCCAGTTTTTTTCCAATGGAATCGAACCGACCCTAATGTATGGAAAGTCGGATGCGGAGATCAAAGAAGCGGTTACTATTTTGATCGGAACTGTTTCGGATTATTTTTTGTTTCCCATACCCACCATTTCCATCATCAACGGACATTGTATGGCGGCAGGGGCGGTTTTTGCGTTATTCTCCGATTATCGTTATATGGTGGATAAAGGGGCAAGGATTGGATTTTCAGAAGCGATCGTGGGCTTGAATTTTCCTTCCGTTCCTACGATGGTATTGAAAGATCTTGTGGGTTATAAAAATGCCCGTGATTTATTGTACACCGGAAAACAAATCAAATCTCCGGAAGCAAAGGAGATCGGCCTTGTAGACGAACTTTTTCCCGCAGAATCTTTGTTTAACGAAGGATTGAAATTTGCAAGTTCACTTGCAAAACTCACTTATAATTCAAGCCGTGGAATGAAAACAGCACTCCGCGATTTTTATCATCCTATCCTTTCCAAGGTATTTGAACAGGATATACAACATTTCGCGCGTACAATTCAAACCAAAGACGGACAAGAAGGTTTTCTCTCTTTGATAGAAAAACGTAGACCGAACTTTATTACTTAA